The sequence GCGCTTCAATGGGAATCTCCGAGGGCGGCCGGCGGTCCCGGAGGATCTGCGCGGCCTTGAAGCCCGCGAGTCCTCCCACGTTGTAGAAGGGCGCCACCAGCCCCATCATGCCGCCCGCTTCCAGCTGCACCTCGATGGCGCAGAAGGTCGGCAGTCCGAGCCGCAGCGCTTCGCTCATCAAGAGCTCGCTGTGCGGCGCGAAGAAGTTCACCGGCGGCAGGTACACCAGGTCCGGCCGCCGGGCCGCCAGCCGCTGCATCATCGTGGGCAGCCTCGCCGCGTCCGGCTTTCCATCCGGGCCCAGCGGATCCACGGCCACCAGCTCGATGCCGGCCTGGGCGGTGAGCTGCGACAGCCGGTCGAACATGGTGCGCTGGGACAGCTCGGCCGGGTTGTACGCGATGCCCAGCCGCTTCAGCGGCATGAAGGACTGCATGGCCTTGAGCTGGACTGGCAGCGAGGCCACGTGGATGGCGCCCGTCAGGTTGCGCCCGGAGCTCTCCAGCCGCTCCACCAGGCCGGCGCTGACCGGATCCGACACCATCGCGAAGACGACCGGGATGTCGGTGATGCGCGGGGGCGCGTCCGTCTCTCCCAGCTGGCCCACCAGCCCCTGCGTCACCAGCGTGCTCTGCGCATAGACGAGGTCCGGGCGCTTCGTGCGGATCTCCTGGACGATGGCGGGCAGCTTGCTGGCGTCTCCCTCGATGTTGCGGACCGTGAAGGCCACCTCCAGCCCGGCGCTGTGCAGGTAGTCCTTGAAGCCCTGGTCCGTCTCCGCGCCGGAGCGGTGCAGCACCATGAAGACGCGGTACGGCGCGGCGGAGGCGGAGGCCGCCGCCAGCACCACCAGCGCCGCGAGGAGCGCCGGACGGCTCATCGTCCAGACTCCCGCGCGGTCCGCTCGGACGCGGCGCTCCACAGCCCGCGCTGCCGGTCCAGGCTGTGACGGACGATGTGCTCGATGACGTCCGCCTGGGTGAAGCCCGCCTGCCGCGCGGTGAACATGATGGCCGCGTGGCTGCCCAGGTTGCAGCCGATGTTGAACTCCAGCAGGAACACCTCGCCGGTGTCGCGGTGCAGGCGGAAGTCGACGCGCAGGTAGTCGAACTCCATCACCGCGGCGCACAGCTTCAGCGCATGCCCTCGCAGCTGCTCCGCCAGCGGTCCCGGCGGCACGAGCTTGCGCTCACGGCCTCCGTCCAGCAGCCGCTTCTGCCGGTGGGTGACGATGCCGTGCGGCAGCGCGGACTTCTCCTCCGCGACGCCCAGCACCCGGGGCTCCGGCCCGCCGAGCACCGGCACCGTGAGGTCCAGACCGGGGATGAGGGCCTCCACGATGCAGGCCTGGCCCAGCTCCTGGAAGTAGCGCAGGCGCGCGTGCAGCCCGGCCTCCGTCTCCTGGATGCTGTCCTCGGTGATGCCCACGGACGCGGCGCCGAAGCGCGGCTTCACGAACCAGGGGCCGGGGAAGTCCGGCGCGGAGGGCAGCGGTCCCTCGGCCGGGCAGATGATCCACGGGGCCGTCGGGATGCCCAGGGCCCGCGCCGTCAGCTTGGTGAGGTGCTTGTCCTCCGCCAGCGCGCGGATGTTGGGCGGCGCGCCGAGGTAAGGCACCTCCAGCCACTCGCAGAACGCCGACGTGAAGACCTCCGAGCTGCGGAACGGCGCGCGGTTGAGCAGCGTGAAGACGTAGTTGGGCTCGCTGCGCAGGTGGACCAGGTCCTCCAGCGCGCGGCAGGGCGAGCACCGCAGCCCCAGGTCCGCCAGCACGTGGAACAGCTCGTGGTTGTAGCGCGGGAGCACGCCATGCTCCGGGTGCAGGCCGGGCCACGGCGCACCGGGCTCCGGCGCGTACTGCGCCAGGAACAGCACGTCCAGGCGCTCGCGCTGCAAGGGGGTCAGCTTCAGCAGGTCTCTTGAGATTGGCTTCTGGGTCATGGGGCTTTCGGGGTGGGGGTGGATGGGGGAAGCGAGCGGACGAAGAGGTAGGCGGCGAGCCCCGCGGTGAGCACGAGCATCCCGGTGCCGATGGCGTGGGCACACCGCACGAAGCCGCTGGCGCTCAGCAGCGCGGCGGCGAGCAGCGGGCCGGCGAGGCTGCCGACCCGTTCGATGATCCGGAACACGGACAGGAGCGCGTCCAGGCCAAACCCGGCGCACTCCTCCGCGAAGAGCGGCGGCACGCTGGCCAGCAGCGGCGTGGCCGCGAGCGCCTGTCCCAGCCCCACCAGCAGCACGGAGGCGAGCAGCGGCCAGGGGCCTCCGGCCGACGCGAACAGCAGCACGCCCAATCCGGAGGACGCGCCGCCCGCCAGCATCATCCCCCGGTGCCAGCCGAAGCGGTCCGCCAGTAGCGACACCACCGGCGTGGCGAACACCGTGGAGATGAAGGAGCCCATCATCAGCCGGCCGATGGCGGCCTCGCTGAAGCCCAGCTCGTGCAGGCGCAGCGGCGTCAGGAAGAAGAG comes from Corallococcus macrosporus and encodes:
- a CDS encoding ABC transporter substrate-binding protein, with product MSRPALLAALVVLAAASASAAPYRVFMVLHRSGAETDQGFKDYLHSAGLEVAFTVRNIEGDASKLPAIVQEIRTKRPDLVYAQSTLVTQGLVGQLGETDAPPRITDIPVVFAMVSDPVSAGLVERLESSGRNLTGAIHVASLPVQLKAMQSFMPLKRLGIAYNPAELSQRTMFDRLSQLTAQAGIELVAVDPLGPDGKPDAARLPTMMQRLAARRPDLVYLPPVNFFAPHSELLMSEALRLGLPTFCAIEVQLEAGGMMGLVAPFYNVGGLAGFKAAQILRDRRPPSEIPIEALSRFSFEVNMPAAHALGLYPPMHILRYARMRER